In Leptodesmis sichuanensis A121, the following are encoded in one genomic region:
- a CDS encoding dihydroorotase — protein MSNELLQQVRLLDPLSQTDRVADVLIEAGKISAIADAISNYPADTQIHDAQGWVLGPGLVDLYSHSGEPGFEERETLLSLMQSAAAGGFTRLAILPDTVPAMDTPTAITWLQEKWQTNLQQIPNSKFQIPNSLPSLYPWAALTQDIQGQKMTELAELAELEIAGFADGHPIANLLLIRRLLEYLRPLNRPIALWPCDPQLVGNGVMREGHDSIVFGLPGIPAIAETTAIAALLECVEEVGTPVHLMRLSTARGVELVRLAKQRGLPITASTTWMHLLLNTASIGSYDPSLRLNPPLGRGADQQALLQAVKDGVVDAIAIDHSPYTYEEKTVAFAEAPPGAIGLQLALPLLWQILVASGQWSALELWAALSTRPALCLSQTPASITPGQAAEMVLFNPHQSWIADSQTLKSRSMNTPWLDQAITGQVIKLWSPIASQETG, from the coding sequence ATGTCCAATGAGCTGCTTCAACAAGTCAGGCTCCTCGACCCACTTTCCCAGACGGATCGGGTGGCTGATGTGTTGATTGAAGCAGGTAAGATCAGCGCGATCGCCGATGCCATCTCCAACTATCCAGCGGACACCCAAATTCACGATGCTCAGGGATGGGTGCTTGGCCCTGGTCTGGTCGATCTGTATAGCCATTCGGGTGAACCCGGTTTTGAAGAGCGAGAAACCCTTCTGTCGCTGATGCAATCTGCTGCAGCTGGAGGCTTCACCCGTCTGGCGATTCTGCCAGATACCGTTCCGGCGATGGACACTCCTACCGCGATCACCTGGTTACAAGAAAAGTGGCAGACGAACCTGCAGCAAATTCCAAATTCCAAATTCCAAATTCCAAATTCCCTTCCCTCCCTCTATCCCTGGGCTGCCTTAACTCAAGACATACAGGGACAAAAAATGACAGAACTGGCAGAACTGGCAGAGTTGGAGATTGCCGGATTTGCCGATGGTCATCCCATTGCCAATTTACTCCTGATCCGCCGATTGCTAGAGTATTTACGTCCTCTCAACCGACCGATCGCCCTTTGGCCCTGCGATCCGCAACTGGTTGGCAATGGAGTGATGCGAGAAGGGCACGATTCTATCGTGTTCGGATTGCCAGGAATTCCTGCGATTGCGGAAACAACTGCGATCGCAGCCTTGCTGGAGTGTGTAGAGGAAGTGGGAACTCCGGTGCATCTGATGCGACTTTCAACAGCCCGGGGTGTGGAATTAGTACGGTTGGCAAAGCAGCGAGGATTGCCCATTACTGCCAGTACTACCTGGATGCACCTATTACTGAATACTGCATCAATTGGCAGCTACGACCCCAGTTTGCGGCTGAATCCACCACTGGGAAGAGGTGCAGATCAACAGGCATTGCTTCAAGCCGTAAAGGATGGAGTAGTAGACGCGATCGCCATTGACCATTCTCCCTACACCTATGAGGAAAAAACCGTGGCCTTTGCCGAAGCGCCTCCAGGAGCGATCGGGTTGCAACTGGCTCTCCCCCTACTCTGGCAGATCCTGGTTGCTTCGGGGCAATGGTCAGCCCTGGAGTTATGGGCAGCGCTCAGCACTCGTCCTGCTCTGTGCTTATCTCAAACGCCTGCCAGCATTACCCCTGGTCAGGCAGCAGAAATGGTCTTGTTTAACCCGCACCAATCCTGGATTGCTGACTCTCAAACTCTCAAGTCTCGATCGATGAACACTCCCTGGCTGGATCAGGCCATCACGGGGCAGGTCATCAAGCTCTGGAGTCCGATCGCCTCACAAGAAACAGGATAA
- a CDS encoding response regulator transcription factor, whose translation MKETSVGNHRRLLLIDDDPNLILLVKDYLEFRGYEVVTAENGREALEVLEHETPDMIICDVMMPEMDGYSLVRHVREDPRTSWIPVLFLSAKGQSQDRVKGLNTGADVYMVKPFEPEELVAQVESSLKQAARMSERPGRTADSAPKIQVPFDVELTPTELKVVQFVARGMANREIAEELNVSQRTIESHVSNMLGKTGLHNRTELARWAIENNMA comes from the coding sequence ATGAAAGAAACCAGCGTAGGAAATCACAGGCGACTGCTGCTAATTGACGATGACCCTAACCTGATTCTGTTAGTCAAGGACTACCTGGAGTTTCGGGGTTATGAAGTGGTTACGGCAGAAAATGGTCGAGAAGCTCTGGAGGTTTTAGAACATGAGACTCCAGATATGATCATTTGCGATGTCATGATGCCAGAAATGGACGGGTACTCTCTGGTGCGTCATGTACGCGAAGATCCGCGTACCAGTTGGATTCCCGTTTTATTTCTGTCGGCAAAAGGGCAAAGTCAAGATCGGGTGAAGGGACTCAATACGGGAGCCGATGTCTACATGGTGAAGCCGTTTGAGCCAGAAGAACTGGTGGCTCAGGTGGAATCTTCCCTCAAACAGGCCGCCCGTATGTCTGAGCGGCCCGGTAGAACTGCCGACAGTGCGCCTAAGATTCAAGTTCCTTTTGATGTTGAGTTAACCCCAACTGAATTGAAAGTTGTGCAGTTTGTCGCCCGGGGGATGGCCAATCGGGAAATTGCTGAAGAACTGAATGTCAGTCAGCGAACGATCGAGAGCCACGTCAGCAATATGCTAGGAAAAACAGGTTTACACAATCGGACGGAATTAGCCCGGTGGGCGATCGAAAATAATATGGCCTGA
- the cysW gene encoding sulfate ABC transporter permease subunit CysW: protein MAANRESAWVVTALILVAIAYLSLVLFIPTANVFVQAFSKGIGPLLENMKSPDFLNAVRLTFIIALISVPINTVFGLCAAWLIARKQFRGRAFVISILDVPFSVSPVVAGLMIVLLYGRNGWFGPFLEQIGVKVIFALPGMILATAFVTLPFVAREVIPVLEETGADQEEAARTLGASGWQTFWRVTLPNIRWGLLYGVLLTNARAMGEFGAVSVVSGNIIGKTQTLPLYVEEAYKQYQTEAAFSAAILLALLALVTLVLKEILERKTRIKDVDEEA, encoded by the coding sequence TTGGCTGCAAATCGAGAAAGTGCCTGGGTAGTGACTGCCTTGATTCTGGTTGCGATCGCTTACCTCTCCCTGGTGCTCTTCATCCCCACGGCGAACGTCTTTGTGCAAGCCTTCAGCAAGGGAATTGGGCCACTCCTGGAGAACATGAAGTCTCCTGACTTCCTCAATGCAGTGAGACTGACCTTCATCATTGCACTCATCTCCGTTCCGATAAATACGGTATTTGGATTATGTGCAGCCTGGTTAATTGCCCGCAAGCAGTTTCGGGGACGAGCATTTGTAATTAGCATTCTGGATGTACCCTTTTCCGTTTCCCCTGTGGTCGCGGGGCTGATGATTGTTCTGCTATATGGCCGCAATGGCTGGTTTGGCCCATTCCTTGAACAGATCGGTGTGAAAGTAATTTTCGCTCTGCCAGGAATGATCTTGGCAACGGCATTCGTGACTTTACCGTTTGTGGCTCGTGAAGTGATTCCAGTGTTGGAAGAAACCGGAGCAGATCAGGAAGAAGCCGCCAGAACTTTAGGAGCCAGTGGTTGGCAAACCTTCTGGCGCGTTACCCTACCCAATATTCGCTGGGGTTTGTTGTATGGGGTGCTGCTTACCAATGCCAGGGCCATGGGAGAATTTGGTGCCGTCTCGGTCGTTTCCGGCAACATCATTGGTAAAACCCAAACTCTGCCTCTTTATGTAGAAGAGGCATATAAGCAGTATCAGACAGAGGCCGCATTTTCGGCAGCCATATTACTGGCACTGCTGGCTTTAGTCACCCTGGTTCTGAAAGAAATTCTGGAGCGCAAAACCCGGATTAAAGATGTCGATGAGGAGGCTTAA
- the cysT gene encoding sulfate ABC transporter permease subunit CysT encodes MTATSPPLASSRHSQKLITRIPWLWVITIGYLSIMLFLPTSALLIKAMTESPGNFWKIATSPIALSAYEVTFVTALITALINGLFGTLVAWVLVRYTFPFKRLIDAAVDLPFALPTSVAGLTLATVYSDKGWLGSLLAPFGIKIAFTRLGVGVAMLLISLPFVVRTVQPVLSEMEKEVEEAAWSLGASRVQTFWRVILPPLMPALLTGVALGFSRAVGEYGSVVIVASNTPFKDLIAPVLVFQRLEQYDYAGATVIGAVLLAISLLLLFLINLLQAWGRRYDR; translated from the coding sequence ATGACAGCAACTTCTCCTCCCCTTGCCTCGTCTCGACATTCCCAGAAGCTAATCACCCGTATCCCCTGGTTATGGGTCATCACGATCGGGTATCTCTCCATCATGCTGTTTTTACCCACTTCAGCATTGTTGATCAAAGCAATGACTGAAAGCCCTGGCAACTTTTGGAAAATTGCCACCAGCCCGATCGCGCTGTCGGCCTACGAGGTTACCTTTGTCACGGCTCTCATTACTGCCCTTATCAACGGTTTGTTTGGCACTCTAGTCGCCTGGGTGCTGGTGCGCTACACCTTCCCCTTTAAACGCCTGATTGATGCCGCCGTTGATCTGCCTTTTGCCTTGCCGACCTCAGTAGCTGGACTCACTCTGGCAACGGTTTACAGCGACAAGGGTTGGCTCGGCTCCTTACTCGCTCCTTTTGGAATCAAGATTGCCTTTACCCGGTTGGGGGTGGGAGTCGCCATGTTGCTGATTTCATTGCCGTTTGTGGTGCGGACGGTGCAACCTGTGCTCTCGGAGATGGAGAAGGAAGTGGAAGAAGCCGCCTGGAGCCTGGGTGCATCACGGGTTCAGACCTTTTGGCGAGTGATCTTGCCGCCTTTAATGCCAGCACTGCTCACTGGTGTAGCTTTAGGATTCTCCCGGGCAGTTGGGGAATATGGCTCAGTCGTGATTGTGGCTTCAAATACTCCGTTCAAAGATTTGATTGCCCCCGTTCTGGTATTCCAACGGTTAGAGCAGTATGACTACGCCGGTGCTACGGTCATCGGTGCGGTGCTATTGGCCATTTCCCTCCTGTTATTGTTCTTGATTAATCTTCTGCAAGCCTGGGGGCGACGGTATGATCGGTAG
- a CDS encoding CYTH domain-containing protein — protein sequence MPTEIERKFLVTGDRWRSLGEGKPYWQGYLTATPERSVRVRIAGDEGFLTIKGKTVGAARLEYEYAIPVDHAREILQTLCVPPLIQKTRYRVEWEGLLWEIDEFAGENQGLVIAEVELANADQAIIFPDWIGEEVTHDPRYYNSNLAQHPFSQWGSGER from the coding sequence ATGCCGACAGAAATCGAGCGTAAATTTTTAGTGACAGGCGATCGCTGGCGATCGTTGGGAGAGGGGAAGCCCTACTGGCAAGGGTACCTGACCGCGACTCCGGAGCGCTCGGTGAGGGTGCGAATTGCGGGGGATGAGGGATTTTTGACGATTAAGGGAAAGACAGTGGGTGCGGCACGGTTGGAATATGAGTACGCAATTCCGGTTGACCATGCCAGGGAAATACTGCAGACTCTCTGTGTTCCGCCCCTGATTCAAAAGACTCGCTATCGGGTGGAGTGGGAAGGGTTACTTTGGGAGATTGATGAATTCGCGGGAGAAAATCAGGGGCTGGTTATAGCAGAGGTGGAACTGGCCAATGCCGACCAGGCCATTATCTTTCCGGATTGGATTGGTGAAGAAGTGACCCACGACCCGCGCTACTACAACTCTAACCTGGCACAACATCCGTTTAGCCAGTGGGGAAGTGGGGAACGCTGA
- a CDS encoding carbohydrate kinase family protein — protein sequence MVVTSPRVLCLGEILFDFLSNQPGLTYEQVQSWTPYPGGAPANVACALVKLGTPSGFIGCVGQDDTGNTLVKLLQEVGVNTDGVQRHPTDPTRGVYVTRSETGDRAFAGFGDTDTTEFADTHLKADQLPVHLFETAGVLVLGTLELAYPDSRAAILQALDLADQYYTKVLLDINWRPVFWPDPAVAPPIIREVIQRTDFLKLSDDEAEWLFETTDPGIIAHRLDTVEGVLVTAGEQGCSYFLSGNEGQIPAFAVEVEDTTGAGDSFVAGFLHQLVHQDLKALANPDKAHEIVTYASAVGALTTTRAGAIAAQPTAAEVEAFLQLKRQPS from the coding sequence ATGGTTGTGACCTCTCCCCGTGTTTTGTGTCTTGGCGAAATTCTGTTTGATTTTCTCTCTAATCAACCCGGTTTGACCTATGAACAGGTGCAATCGTGGACACCGTATCCCGGAGGTGCTCCTGCGAATGTTGCCTGTGCTTTAGTTAAATTAGGAACACCGAGCGGGTTTATTGGCTGTGTCGGACAGGATGACACCGGCAATACATTGGTGAAATTGTTGCAGGAGGTTGGAGTCAATACCGATGGAGTCCAACGTCATCCAACAGATCCCACACGGGGAGTGTATGTTACCCGATCGGAAACGGGCGATCGGGCCTTCGCGGGCTTTGGAGACACCGATACTACTGAGTTTGCCGATACTCACTTAAAAGCTGACCAACTTCCAGTGCACTTGTTTGAAACGGCTGGCGTGTTAGTTCTGGGAACATTGGAACTGGCTTATCCGGACAGTCGAGCAGCGATTTTGCAAGCACTGGATCTGGCAGATCAGTATTACACGAAAGTGTTACTGGATATAAATTGGCGACCTGTCTTCTGGCCTGATCCTGCTGTTGCTCCGCCAATCATTCGAGAAGTCATACAGCGTACCGATTTCCTCAAACTGTCTGACGACGAAGCTGAATGGTTGTTTGAAACTACCGATCCGGGAATTATTGCCCATCGCCTGGATACGGTGGAAGGAGTTTTGGTCACGGCGGGTGAGCAAGGATGCTCTTATTTCTTGAGCGGTAATGAAGGCCAGATTCCGGCCTTTGCAGTGGAAGTAGAAGATACGACTGGTGCCGGAGACAGCTTTGTGGCTGGATTTTTACATCAATTGGTGCATCAAGACCTGAAGGCATTAGCGAACCCAGACAAGGCTCACGAGATCGTGACCTATGCTAGTGCGGTCGGAGCCTTAACTACTACTCGCGCCGGAGCGATCGCGGCTCAACCCACGGCTGCAGAAGTAGAAGCCTTTTTGCAACTGAAACGCCAACCGAGCTAA
- a CDS encoding KGK domain-containing protein yields the protein MNFNTALGGLDDQAILVFNNTTHSVKELRYAIDVATLSDLPQELVESLRSQGIQIELGTTDVNGHWQPLQETTWFQTGVDCKVQQPNTSVIQSGKLKLKISLEFSPDEVKQRPEAPFASTVPHLKSAPTSNKVCGKQAAEVPLLG from the coding sequence ATGAATTTCAATACCGCGTTAGGTGGCCTGGATGACCAAGCCATCCTGGTTTTCAATAACACAACTCATAGTGTTAAAGAGTTGCGATATGCGATCGACGTTGCCACGTTAAGCGATCTGCCACAGGAATTAGTCGAGTCTTTGAGATCTCAGGGAATTCAAATCGAGCTTGGCACTACAGATGTAAATGGCCACTGGCAACCGCTGCAGGAAACAACCTGGTTTCAGACAGGAGTGGATTGCAAAGTACAACAACCGAATACTTCGGTAATACAATCTGGCAAACTGAAACTGAAGATTAGTCTGGAGTTCTCTCCGGATGAGGTAAAGCAACGCCCAGAGGCACCGTTTGCATCTACGGTACCGCATCTAAAGTCGGCTCCAACCTCCAATAAAGTTTGTGGCAAACAAGCAGCGGAAGTACCGCTACTGGGCTAA
- a CDS encoding CPBP family intramembrane glutamic endopeptidase: MTIKRAILAVLTALAIFLIGQDLLNSWNQPQIQSRLELYQTNLLLQATALREDDANLQSARKALLGAEPLKTAEEQYQDVRKQAEKSLKRTRSLLAKTPGKTSESENKTLQQTESKLRRLLADLDLSLGILQVEQGQVETALKTWKSVMDQAALVPSLEPLEKTADVLSGLWEKPPQLLPDAEPLLKKNLDGWFENRALSQLYQLQQRQDALQALQAREQAAAEQALRNLAIVGGVPILGCLIGVGILLFLASQWFLRGKQSLLNLTDAQGWATPWDGEVVWQVLILGFFFVGQIALPLLLGILQSVSGLEPTALGEQERALFILTNYLLLAAGGLGVLYFSIQPFLPLPEGWFRLDLKGNWIGWGLGGYFAALPLVILISLINQKIWQGQGGSNPILPIALEGKNPAALFIFFVTAAIAAPIFEEILFRGFLLSSLTRYFPVWGAIALSSVLFAIAHLSLSEVLPLTVLGMVLGFVYVRSRNLLSSMLLHSLWNSGTLLSLILLGSGQGN, from the coding sequence ATGACGATTAAGCGGGCGATTCTGGCAGTGCTAACGGCTCTAGCCATTTTCCTGATTGGGCAGGATTTGCTGAATAGCTGGAATCAACCCCAGATTCAAAGCCGATTGGAACTGTACCAAACCAACTTATTGCTGCAGGCCACCGCATTACGAGAGGATGACGCTAATTTACAGTCAGCGCGTAAAGCATTACTGGGGGCCGAACCCTTGAAGACGGCGGAGGAACAATACCAGGATGTTCGTAAACAAGCTGAGAAAAGCTTGAAGCGAACGCGATCGCTCCTGGCAAAAACACCTGGAAAGACAAGTGAGTCTGAGAACAAAACGTTGCAACAAACAGAATCGAAGCTCAGGCGCTTGCTGGCTGACCTGGATTTGAGCCTGGGAATCCTCCAGGTAGAGCAGGGTCAGGTAGAAACGGCCTTAAAAACCTGGAAGTCTGTGATGGATCAGGCCGCTCTCGTCCCCAGTTTAGAACCATTGGAAAAAACGGCAGATGTATTGTCCGGCCTGTGGGAGAAGCCGCCTCAACTGTTGCCAGATGCAGAGCCGTTATTAAAGAAAAACCTGGACGGTTGGTTTGAAAACCGGGCGCTGTCTCAGCTTTACCAGTTGCAGCAACGTCAGGACGCTTTGCAAGCATTACAGGCCAGGGAGCAAGCTGCGGCTGAACAGGCTCTAAGAAATTTAGCGATCGTGGGTGGAGTGCCTATTCTAGGATGTCTGATTGGGGTTGGCATCCTGTTATTTCTCGCCAGCCAATGGTTTCTGCGGGGCAAACAGTCTTTGCTGAATCTAACGGATGCTCAGGGTTGGGCTACCCCCTGGGATGGGGAAGTGGTCTGGCAGGTACTGATCCTGGGATTTTTCTTTGTCGGTCAAATTGCGCTGCCGCTGTTGTTAGGGATTTTGCAATCAGTGTCTGGGTTGGAACCAACGGCCCTGGGAGAGCAGGAAAGAGCGTTGTTCATTCTGACTAACTATTTGCTATTAGCTGCAGGAGGACTAGGAGTTCTCTATTTTTCCATCCAACCATTTTTGCCTTTACCAGAGGGCTGGTTTCGCCTTGATCTGAAAGGAAACTGGATTGGCTGGGGATTGGGGGGGTATTTCGCAGCATTGCCCCTGGTGATTCTGATTTCCCTGATTAACCAAAAAATCTGGCAGGGACAGGGAGGCAGTAACCCCATTTTGCCGATCGCCCTGGAAGGAAAGAATCCGGCTGCCTTGTTCATCTTTTTCGTGACTGCCGCGATTGCCGCTCCTATCTTTGAAGAAATTCTCTTCCGAGGATTTCTTCTGTCTTCCCTGACTCGTTACTTTCCGGTGTGGGGAGCGATCGCGCTCAGTAGCGTCCTATTCGCGATTGCCCACTTGAGCCTGTCTGAAGTGCTGCCTTTAACTGTTCTGGGAATGGTGCTGGGCTTTGTTTACGTGCGATCGCGAAATTTGCTGTCTTCCATGCTGTTACACAGCCTCTGGAATAGTGGTACACTCCTCAGCCTAATTCTCCTTGGATCCGGCCAGGGAAATTAA
- a CDS encoding biotin transporter BioY — protein sequence MALSTELLWALIGLLLTIGGTFLEASIAVPSRDWGSQAIQTHSLGITYQFGAGLLVSCVGGRNAAVLSQIAYILLGLTPWFPIFAKGGGLGYLREPSFGYLLGFVPAAWVCGYLAFKLAPRLESLLVSCMAGLLSIHVTGILYLAILRLLGWVSQADFFKALFKFSIEPLPGQFAVVCAVTILAYALRHLLMY from the coding sequence ATGGCTCTTTCAACTGAACTGCTATGGGCACTAATTGGGTTGCTTCTGACCATCGGTGGCACCTTTCTAGAAGCCTCTATTGCTGTCCCCAGCCGTGACTGGGGCAGTCAGGCTATTCAAACCCATTCTCTGGGAATTACCTACCAGTTTGGAGCCGGATTACTGGTCAGTTGCGTGGGAGGCCGCAATGCGGCTGTTCTTTCCCAGATTGCCTATATTCTGCTAGGGCTAACGCCGTGGTTTCCCATCTTTGCCAAGGGGGGCGGCTTAGGATATCTGCGAGAACCAAGCTTTGGCTATTTATTAGGCTTTGTTCCAGCCGCGTGGGTGTGTGGATATCTGGCCTTCAAACTCGCACCCCGGTTAGAGTCCCTGCTAGTTAGCTGTATGGCTGGGTTATTGAGTATTCATGTCACCGGAATTCTCTACCTGGCTATCCTCCGTCTGCTAGGTTGGGTATCACAGGCAGACTTTTTCAAAGCATTGTTTAAATTTTCCATCGAGCCGCTCCCGGGACAGTTTGCCGTCGTTTGCGCGGTGACAATTCTTGCCTATGCTTTGCGCCACCTATTGATGTACTGA
- the lspA gene encoding signal peptidase II, giving the protein MFAKNRYFWIAALIGSVLDRLTKFWVVYTFPLTDPPQTFPLIPGVFHFTYVVNTGAAFSFFNQGVGWLRWLSLGVSIGLLLLAWFGPTLSRWEQLGYGFILSGALGNGIDRFILGQVVDFFDFRLIRFPVFNVADVFINVGIACLLIASFQKPARSGRKEDG; this is encoded by the coding sequence ATGTTTGCCAAAAACCGCTACTTCTGGATCGCTGCCCTGATTGGCTCAGTCCTTGATCGCCTGACTAAATTTTGGGTCGTCTACACCTTTCCGCTCACGGATCCCCCCCAAACCTTCCCTCTGATTCCCGGTGTATTTCACTTTACGTATGTGGTGAATACAGGAGCGGCCTTCAGCTTTTTTAATCAAGGTGTAGGCTGGCTGCGCTGGCTCTCTCTGGGAGTCAGCATTGGACTGTTATTGCTGGCCTGGTTTGGGCCAACCCTCAGCCGCTGGGAGCAGTTAGGCTATGGATTTATCCTGTCCGGTGCTTTAGGGAACGGCATCGATCGCTTCATTCTGGGTCAGGTTGTGGACTTCTTCGACTTCCGCCTGATCCGGTTTCCCGTCTTTAATGTGGCTGATGTTTTCATCAATGTGGGAATTGCCTGTTTGTTAATTGCCAGCTTTCAGAAGCCTGCAAGATCGGGGAGGAAGGAGGATGGGTAG
- the purE gene encoding 5-(carboxyamino)imidazole ribonucleotide mutase produces MAGDILVGIIMGSDSDLPTMQGAIAVCEEFGVTCEVAIVSAHRTPERMVEYAQQAHQRGLKVIIAGAGGAAHLPGMVASLTPLPVIGVPVPSRHLQGVDSLYSIVQMPAGIPVATVAIGNARNAGLLAVQILATQDAVLLQKVQHYRQSLKDMVMEKQARLEEMGYQQYLGE; encoded by the coding sequence ATGGCAGGAGATATTTTAGTCGGAATCATCATGGGCAGCGATTCGGATCTGCCGACGATGCAGGGGGCGATCGCGGTCTGTGAAGAGTTTGGGGTGACGTGTGAAGTGGCGATCGTGTCGGCCCATCGCACACCGGAGCGAATGGTGGAGTATGCCCAGCAGGCCCATCAACGGGGACTGAAGGTGATTATTGCTGGAGCCGGAGGAGCCGCTCACCTGCCAGGGATGGTGGCTTCTCTCACGCCGTTACCTGTGATCGGGGTGCCCGTTCCCAGCCGTCATTTACAGGGAGTCGATTCTCTTTATTCGATCGTGCAAATGCCTGCGGGAATTCCGGTGGCTACCGTGGCGATTGGCAATGCCCGCAATGCAGGTCTGCTCGCAGTGCAAATTCTGGCCACTCAAGATGCCGTTCTCTTACAAAAGGTACAACACTATCGCCAGAGCCTGAAAGACATGGTGATGGAGAAACAGGCCCGGTTGGAGGAGATGGGATATCAGCAGTATTTGGGGGAATAG
- a CDS encoding DUF4258 domain-containing protein yields the protein MSDVKYFDVLVGYFRTSGFHQLSDHARLQMQERNIQPSWLTEILSAPDRLLPLADPHGNTHYLKQIPEFGDRWLRVIVNPTVEPQRVVTIFFDRRVK from the coding sequence TTGTCGGATGTTAAGTATTTTGACGTTTTAGTAGGCTATTTCCGCACCAGTGGGTTTCATCAACTCTCTGACCATGCTCGCCTCCAAATGCAAGAGCGGAACATTCAACCATCCTGGCTCACGGAAATCCTTTCCGCCCCCGATCGACTTTTGCCCCTTGCCGATCCTCATGGCAACACCCACTATCTAAAACAAATTCCAGAATTTGGCGATCGATGGCTGCGAGTGATTGTCAACCCAACGGTTGAACCCCAACGAGTTGTTACAATCTTTTTTGATAGGAGAGTCAAATGA
- a CDS encoding DUF2283 domain-containing protein: MKLTVHKDDDALYWRLDDTPIIESEEVSDGIILDYNAEGKVVGIEVLYISQRSPNSWQQILLETTA; the protein is encoded by the coding sequence ATGAAGTTAACGGTTCATAAAGACGATGATGCCCTTTATTGGCGACTCGACGATACCCCCATCATTGAGTCAGAAGAAGTGAGCGACGGCATTATCCTGGATTACAACGCTGAGGGTAAAGTGGTTGGCATTGAAGTCCTTTACATTAGCCAACGCAGCCCTAACTCCTGGCAACAAATTCTTTTAGAAACAACCGCTTAG
- a CDS encoding putative toxin-antitoxin system toxin component, PIN family: MNKLRIVIDTNTLISSVLIAASVPDQAFKKARDIGILLFSDATFEELQQVITRPKFDRYISIAIRIEFLARLWQESEQVEIVDVITDCQDPKDNKFLEVAVNGDADYILTGDQDLLILNPFRAIPIVPPAYFLDLTSK; encoded by the coding sequence ATGAATAAATTGAGAATTGTCATCGATACTAATACGTTAATCAGTAGTGTTTTGATTGCGGCATCTGTACCGGATCAAGCCTTCAAAAAAGCCAGAGATATCGGTATTTTATTGTTCTCTGATGCAACATTTGAAGAATTACAGCAAGTCATCACTCGTCCAAAATTTGATAGATATATCTCCATTGCCATTCGGATCGAATTTCTGGCAAGGTTATGGCAAGAGTCAGAACAAGTTGAAATTGTTGACGTGATCACCGACTGTCAAGATCCAAAAGACAATAAATTCCTTGAAGTTGCTGTTAATGGTGATGCTGACTATATCCTGACAGGCGATCAAGACTTACTTATACTCAATCCTTTTCGGGCTATTCCAATTGTCCCACCTGCGTACTTTCTAGATCTAACCAGTAAATGA
- a CDS encoding type II toxin-antitoxin system HicB family antitoxin — protein MKDYHINIFYSEDDEGYIADIPDLRFCSAFGSTPTEALQELEVAKQAWLETARLQGKPIPQPTYRPVIYQLKTAS, from the coding sequence ATGAAGGATTATCACATCAATATTTTCTACAGCGAAGATGATGAGGGATACATCGCGGATATCCCCGATTTGCGATTTTGTTCTGCCTTTGGATCAACCCCAACCGAAGCTCTCCAAGAATTAGAAGTCGCTAAGCAGGCATGGCTAGAAACAGCAAGATTGCAGGGCAAACCAATTCCTCAACCCACCTATCGACCTGTAATTTATCAACTCAAAACTGCTTCATGA
- a CDS encoding DUF2283 domain-containing protein: MESEEVSDGIILDYNAEGKVVGIEVLYISQRSPNSWQQILLETTA, encoded by the coding sequence ATCGAGTCAGAAGAAGTGAGCGACGGCATTATCCTGGATTACAACGCTGAGGGTAAAGTGGTTGGCATTGAAGTCCTTTACATTAGCCAACGCAGCCCTAACTCCTGGCAACAAATTCTTTTAGAAACAACCGCTTAG